A segment of the Luteolibacter arcticus genome:
TCCGCGGTGGCGGAGCTCAGGAGGAGTTGGCGGAGGAGCTGGGGTTTCCTTTGCCGGACGACTACCGTTTCTTCTGCTCCATCTTCCGCGAATACCTCATCGCTGGAAGATCCATCATTCGCCTTTGGGATGCGGAAGACATCAGGGACGACATCGAGGGCTGGGATGTGCCGCGGAACGAGCCGGTGACGCTCTTCTACTTCGCCCGCCTGCCACAGGAGACTGCGCGCTTTGCCCTCCGGCGAAAGCCTGACGGAGAGGTGGATGTGGTCTTCTCGTGGGACTACGGCGACCTTGGTGAACCGGTCATTTCCTCGGACCAGGAAGACAAGTTCCGCTGCGATGTTTCCTTCTCCACTTGGCTGGAGCGGATGATCGGGACGGATGGCTTTCCGCTGTTCCCCGGCGGATCGGTTCCGACGTCCGAGGGATGGGGGGAGAGGGACCACCTGAAGCCTCCCACGGCGACGTAGCGGATTCTGCTAGAGGATGCCTAGCTCGCGCGCTCCCACGCTTTCGGTGCCGAACTTCGCCTTCAGTTCCGCTTTCCGCAGGACATTTATTTCCTCAAGCCGGGCCAATGCCAATGAGGTCAGTCCGCGCATCGAAACAAATCCCGTTGCCGCTTGAGTTCTGGGCGGGATTTGTCGGAGGATGGGTCGCCCTTTGCGTAGCGTTGTCTCACTTGATGGCCCGTGGAGGGATTGATTTCCCGAGAAAGCAAGGACGCGGGAGGGATGGTTGATTAGGGCCTCAGCTTTAAGAAAGACGCGGGAAGCCGGAATGGAGGGATTCGAGCTCGGCTTCACCGGCTCAAGATCGGTGCCCGGAGACGGCCCGAATAGGGGCATGCCGATTTTGGATCGCTACCCTGTCGACGGTCTGCAGTCCCGCGGTGATCGTGACTTCCTAAAACCATAATGGTTTAGCAAATCGATTATTCAAGCCACCTAACTAATAATCATATATTACGGGATTATTACTTTTCTTGAAGCATTCGCTTCACCCCCGACAAACCCCAATCAACTGAAAATCATGAAATCACAACCGACCGAGCCGAGCCGATTAGAGAAGGCGGCCGCTATTTTGACCCCGATCAAATCCACGGCAGGCCTCGCCCTCGCCACTTTCCTGTTGTCCGGCCCCATCCAGACGGCGACCGCTTCCAGCCACAGCGACGCCCCGCTGATCAAGCAAGATCCGCAGGCGAATCTCACCGACCTATACGCTTTCGTGCGTGCCCGTCCGACCGGCGAGCGGGTGTTGGTTGTCCAAGTCAGCGTCCGCCCCTTCTCGGAACCCGGCGACGGTGCAATGTACGAAGCCTTTTCATCGGACGCGCGCTACAGCATTCACATCACCAATCCGGTGACAGGCGTGGAGGCGCTGCGCTATGACTTCCAGTTCTCGCCCGTGGATTCGAATACCGGCGACTACAAGAACTTCGACACGATCCTTCGCTACGGCCGCGGTGCAAATATCGCTGGCAACCCGGACGCGGGCGCGATTCAGACGATCGGCGACGCACACCAGAATTTCGTCCAGACCTACACGGTCACGATGACCGATACCCGACCGAAGAAGGACATCGTCACGCGTCTCGACAGGGGCTTCAGACTGATCGTGGCACCACCGAACACCGGCCCGAACATCACCCCGAGATACAACGATGCGAATGGCTTCGCCGTTTCCGGAGCGATCAACCGGGCCGCGCTGGACCCCTACACCAATCAGGCAACGTATGATCTGTCCGGCGGCACCACCGTCTTTTGCGGACCGCGTGAAGACGGCTTCTACGCCGACACGCCGGCAATCTTCGATCTGCTCGACGGGCGGATCCTCGACAACAACGGCACGCCGGGCTTCGGCCAGGACGGCAATGGCGTGGATGGATTCAAGGGCTTCAATACCCTGCACTACGCGATCGTCATTCCGCTGACCCAACTGCCCAGTTATGAATACACCGGCGCCCTGCAACCGGCGAGCACGGGTGTGGGCGTCTATGCCTCGGTCAGCCGTCCGGAGATGACGCTCCGCCGCACCACCTTCAACAACCGCGACAGCGGTGACTGGATCCAGGTCAACCGCCTCGGCAATCCCTTGTTCAACGAGGTGCTCGTCGCGATCGGTGACAAGGACCGCTACAACCGCACCCAGCCGAACGAAGACAAGAAGTTCTTCCAGAAGTATGCGGAGAAGCCGGAACTCGCGGTACTGGTCAATGCCCTCTACGGCACGAGCTTCCAGACCATGAACCGTGCGGACCTTGTGGGCATCTTCATTCCGGACGTGGTGCGGGTGAATACCACCACCAATGCGATCCGCACCGCGGGTGATCCCGGCTTCAATCGCCTGAGCTTCATCGGCGGCGACACGGTCCCCACGAACCTCGGAGCGGGCCCGGCGATTCCGTCCGGATGGCCGAATGGCCGGCGCTTCGGCGACGACGTGGTGGATATCGCCCTCACGGCCTTGGCCAATGGTCCTGCCTTCGCGGCCCCT
Coding sequences within it:
- a CDS encoding SMI1/KNR4 family protein; translation: MNALLSKLTERVATPRRYTKDDGWWLVAMKEQYAEMKSAGGRDFAGAKPAKGPQRGTIEYSDLCIRGGGAQEELAEELGFPLPDDYRFFCSIFREYLIAGRSIIRLWDAEDIRDDIEGWDVPRNEPVTLFYFARLPQETARFALRRKPDGEVDVVFSWDYGDLGEPVISSDQEDKFRCDVSFSTWLERMIGTDGFPLFPGGSVPTSEGWGERDHLKPPTAT
- a CDS encoding DUF4331 domain-containing protein, producing MKSQPTEPSRLEKAAAILTPIKSTAGLALATFLLSGPIQTATASSHSDAPLIKQDPQANLTDLYAFVRARPTGERVLVVQVSVRPFSEPGDGAMYEAFSSDARYSIHITNPVTGVEALRYDFQFSPVDSNTGDYKNFDTILRYGRGANIAGNPDAGAIQTIGDAHQNFVQTYTVTMTDTRPKKDIVTRLDRGFRLIVAPPNTGPNITPRYNDANGFAVSGAINRAALDPYTNQATYDLSGGTTVFCGPREDGFYADTPAIFDLLDGRILDNNGTPGFGQDGNGVDGFKGFNTLHYAIVIPLTQLPSYEYTGALQPASTGVGVYASVSRPEMTLRRTTFNNRDSGDWIQVNRLGNPLFNEVLVAIGDKDRYNRTQPNEDKKFFQKYAEKPELAVLVNALYGTSFQTMNRADLVGIFIPDVVRVNTTTNAIRTAGDPGFNRLSFIGGDTVPTNLGAGPAIPSGWPNGRRFGDDVVDIALTALANGPAFAAPLTVVGDNVDTNDQLYNRTFPYAATPHSGLRNQKDSGENN